A section of the Oreochromis aureus strain Israel breed Guangdong linkage group 22, ZZ_aureus, whole genome shotgun sequence genome encodes:
- the LOC120435609 gene encoding uncharacterized protein LOC120435609, whose amino-acid sequence MVQDFGSQSRLPPGLIGPRCSASVLVEGVQCDSIMDSGSQVTTISESFHKDKLAHLPIQPIQALLEIEGAGGQHVPYLGYVETRVTFPQNITGKEEELVVLALVVPECHFNSRIPVLIGTNALLRLHDKLSERDGPDFLHRLCSRDVALVLQHLAKQMDDCHTCPVMLHGKVPVTIPANRKCCVIGDVRLRKNTPNVSFVLEPSEHHKLPGGLFLETALIDIPYKAKSKVPVVLQNLSGHSIVLQPGSTVAQVCVAQHISPLAPVSNASSHDKFDREKLKFNLDESPISEEWRERITAKLKSVSEVFAVDDLSYGHTTVVKHHIRLNDDTPFKERSRPIHPSDREAVKQHLKELLDAGVIRESESPYASPIVVVRKKDGSIRLCVDYRKLNARTIRDAYALPNIEETFTALSGAKWFSVMDLKSGYYQVEMAEGDKAKTAFVCPLGFYEFNRMPQGITNAPSTFQRLMEKCVGDLNLSEVLVFLDDLIVFSDTLEEHEVRLMRVLNRLRTLG is encoded by the coding sequence ATGGTTCAAGATTTTGGTTCCCAATCCCGCTTGCCACCCGGTCTGATAGGTCCTCGTTGTTCAGCTTCTGTTTTGGTTGAGGGTGTGCAATGCGACTCTATCATGGATAGTGGTTCACAAGTCACTACAATCTCCGAATCATTTCACAAGGATAAACTGGCACATCTCCCCATTCAGCCCATTCAAGCGTTGCTTGAGATTGAGGGCGCAGGTGGACAGCACGTCCCCTACCTTGGTTATGTCGAGACCCGCGTCACTTTTCCACAAAACATTACAGGCAAAGAGGAAGAGTTGGTTGTTTTGGCTCTCGTTGTGCCTGAGTGCCATTTTAACAGCAGAATACCAGTTTTGATTGGTACTAATGCACTGTTGAGACTCCATGATAAGTTATCTGAACGTGACGGTCCAGATTTCCTTCACAGACTGTGTTCCAGAGATGTAGCACTGGTTCTCCAGCACTTGGCTAAACAAATGGATGATTGCCACACATGTCCAGTAATGTTGCACGGGAAAGTACCGGTCACCATCCCTGCCAACCGGAAGTGCTGTGTAATTGGTGATGTTAGGCTGAGAAAGAACACTCCCAACGTAAGCTTTGTCCTTGAACCAAGTGAACACCACAAGTTACCCGGTGGTTTATTTCTTGAGACTGCTTTGATAGACATCCCTTACAAAGCTAAGAGTAAGGTTCCAGTCGTCTTGCAGAACTTGAGTGGGCACAGTATTGTATTGCAACCAGGAAGTACAGTTGCCCAGGTATGTGTAGCCCAGCACATTTCACCCCTGGCGCCTGTTTCAAATGCTTCTTCTCATGACAAGTTTGATAGAGAGAAGCTAAAGTTTAATCTTGATGAGTCACCCATCTCTGAAGAATGGAGAGAGCGCATTACCGCCAAGCTCAAGTCCGTTTCAGAAGTGTTTGCGGTTGATGACCTGTCTTACGGTCATACCACTGTGGTAAAGCATCACATTCGGCTGAACGATGACACGCCGTTTAAGGAACGGTCGAGGCCCATCCACCCAAGTGACAGAGAAGCTGTCAAGCAACACCTCAAAGAACTGCTTGATGCAGGTGTCATTAGGGAGTCGGAGAGCCCCTACGCATCCCCAATAGTAGTTGTGCGTAAAAAGGATGGTTCAATCAGGTTGTGCGTTGATTACCGGAAGTTGAACGCACGGACCATTAGGGATGCTTATGCCCTCCCAAACATTGAGGAGACCTTCACGGCCCTTAGTGGCGCCAAGTGGTTCTCGGTCATGGACCTCAAATCAGGCTATTATCAGGTTGAGATGGCCGAGGGAGATAAAGCTAAAACTGCTTTTGTCTGTCCTCTGGGGTTTTACGAGTTTAATCGCATGCCGCAGGGCATTACAAATGCTCCAAGTACGTTTCAACGACTGATGGAGAAGTGTGTTGGGGATTTGAACTTGAGTGAAGTACTTGTGTTTTTGGATGATCTGATTGTGTTTTCAGACACCCTGGAGGAACATGAGGTGAGACTCATGAGGGTGCTGAACCGGTTGAGGACTTTGGGTTGA
- the LOC120435623 gene encoding uncharacterized protein LOC120435623 has translation MKNRLLEMSHEVVSALCQRHLVVAKIEHCSNLEPPLAVESLAVDPSTVADVFGEDTLPSMTSSDWYKAQRDDPVVSRVITFVERAQKPSFRETNFEAPDVRLLLKEWRRLELRDGVLYRKWTNRDNIVWQLVLPEQFREKALRGVHDEIGHLGFERALHLARARFYWPMMTKSVEEKCRQCPRCVRRKAVPQRAAPLENIITTYPLELVCMDYLSLEPDNRDTRNILVVTDHFTKFAVAVPTKDQKSRTIAKALWENFIVHYGFPSRLLSDQGRDFESHTIKELCALVGADKIRTTPYHPRGNPVERFNRTLLDMLGTLEEEDKSHWRDFVKPLVHAYNCTRNDTTGFSPYELMFGRQPRIPIDLVLGIQPENANHKSHSEYVNNLRQRLEESYTLAAKNSQKIGERNKARFDKRIRVAELCAGDRVLVRNMSIRGKHKISDRWEQKVHVVVKRINDGPVYVVEPELGDGPKRTLHRDLLLPCGFLPVEEIAGSRSHEPSKGKKLRNKAGREVQSSDNPDGQEDEVYSDEDEVYPAFVVPEIITRGPFIQTERQVITPQLSTGDVHSSLPSSEPQDESHAQETPGHVSGPEPSLNSESNEVTTSPIPSDEGPGWVVIDIPEQTEPVEMNQESANTAEQSSEPETVELRRSGRERRQPRKLTYDELGEPLILALSSFLSEFRNCILSEHFPSHTC, from the coding sequence ATGAAAAACCGTCTTCTAGAGATGAGTCACGAGGTGGTATCTGCCTTATGTCAGCGCCATCTTGTGGTGGCAAAGATCGAGCACTGTTCAAATCTAGAACCACCTTTGGCTGTAGAGTCTCTTGCTGTTGATCCCTCAACAGTTGCGGATGTATTTGGAGAAGACACATTACCATCTATGACAAGCTCTGACTGGTATAAAGCTCAGAGGGATGACCCAGTTGTCTCACGTGTCATCACCTTCGTTGAAAGAGCTCAAAAGCCCAGTTTCAGAGAAACAAACTTTGAAGCTCCTGATGTTAGGCTCCTTCTCAAGGAATGGAGAAGGCTTGAACTGAGAGATGGAGTATTGTACAGGAAATGGACAAATAGAGACAACATTGTATGGCAGTTAGTCCTACCTGAACAGTTCAGAGAGAAAGCATTGCGTGGAGTACATGATGAAATTGGTCATCTTGGTTTTGAACGAGCACTACATCTTGCCCGTGCCAGATTCTATTGGCCAATGATGACAAAGTCTGTAGAAGAGAAGTGCAGACAGTGTCCACGCTGTGTCAGGAGGAAAGCAGTGCCTCAGAGGGCAGCGCCTCTTGAAAATATTATAACAACTTACCCGCTTGAACTTGTTTGTATGGACTATTTGTCGCTTGAGCCAGACAACAGAGATACCCGAAACATATTAGTTGTCACTGACcattttacaaagtttgctgtggCAGTGCCAACTAAAGATCAGAAGTCGAGGACCATTGCAAAAGCTCTATGGGAGAACTTCATAGTCCATTATGGGTTTCCCAGTCGTCTACTCAGTGATCAGGGTAGAGACTTTGAATCTCACACAATCAAAGAGCTATGTGCGTTGGTAGGAGCAGACAAAATCCGCACTACACCTTATCATCCCCGCGGAAACCCGGTGGAAAGGTTTAACCGGACGCTTCTTGATATGTTGGGTACTTTGGAAGAGGAAGACAAATCTCACTGGAGGGACTTTGTTAAACCCTTAGTTCATGCGTATAACTGCACGAGGAACGATACGACTGGTTTCTCTCCATATGAACTGATGTTTGGCAGACAACCCCGAATACCCATTGATCTGGTCTTAGGTATCCAACCTGAAAATGCCAACCATAAGTCTCATTCGGAGTATGTGAACAACCTTCGTCAACGTCTGGAGGAGAGCTACACCCTTGCTGCAAAAAACTCCCAGAAGATCGGAGAAAGGAATAAAGCTAGGTTTGACAAGAGGATTAGAGTGGCCGAGCTCTGTGCAGGAGACAGAGTTTTGGTTAGGAACATGAGTATCAGAGGTAAACACAAAATCTCAGACAGGTGGGAACAGAAAGTACATGTTGTGGTTAAACGCATCAATGATGGCCCTGTCTATGTTGTGGAACCCGAGTTGGGAGACGGGCCAAAACGCACCTTACACAGGGATCTCCTTCTACCGTGTGGGTTCTTACCTGTGGAAGAAATAGCAGGGAGCAGATCTCATGAGCCCTCTAAAGGGAAGAAGCTGAGAAACAAAGCCGGAAGAGAAGTACAGTCTTCTGATAACCCTGATGGTCAGGAAGATGAGGTATACAGTGATGAGGACGAAGTGTATCCAGCTTTTGTGGTTCCAGAAATAATAACCAGAGGTCCTTTTATCCAGACTGAAAGGCAGGTTATCACACCTCAGTTGTCCACTGGAGATGTGCATTCTAGCTTGCCCAGTTCAGAGCCACAAGACGAGTCACATGCACAAGAGACACCCGGTCATGTTTCTGGACCTGAACCTTCGTTAAACTCAGAGAGCAATGAGGTGACCACATCTCCCATTCCATCTGATGAAGGTCCAGGTTGGGTTGTTATTGACATTCCTGAACAGACAGAACCTGTTGAAATGAATCAAGAGAGCGCCAACACTGCTGAGCAGAGTTCAGAGCCAGAGACAGTAGAGCTGCGGCGTTCTGGGAGAGAGAGACGCCAACCTCGTAAACTAACTTATGATGAGTTAGGTGAGCCTTTAATTTTAGCTCTCAGTTCCTTTTTGTCAGAGTTTCGCAATTGTATTCTCTCAGAGCACTTTCCTTCACACACCTGTTAA